In the genome of Juglans microcarpa x Juglans regia isolate MS1-56 chromosome 6S, Jm3101_v1.0, whole genome shotgun sequence, the window TGGGTGGTGTTCGATAGGTATGCTCTTGTACAAGTACTTTAAGATGGAGACGTTAGAGTTCTAATTGATCTATTTCATAAGCCAATTTGGAGGACACATGGTTGCTCTGTACGTGTTGCATGCATGGTTACAGAAATCAGAGAAAGGACAAGGAGTTTTATGCCAAAAAATTTGCATGTAATATGTGATGATGAAGGAAGATGGTGGGGTTGACATGATATGAGAGGCCCGCCTGGCCTGTGATTGAATGCGGTGAGAGCAGTACTTCAGGCGATCGAAACGCCAGCAATATCGGTACcaaaacttcaaaagaaataaaagaccagctcctataaataatgaatatgtCTATTGTAATTTTCCAATTATATGGccaaagtattttcttaataattatagTTTATGATCTATACGATACACTCTATTTACgttccaaaaatcaaaataatatggttgggaaatttaatcatttatatatactCGACGATATGAGGAAACATCAAATACGCCACAAGACgtacaattcaacattttcttgtttcatcgtttagtttttaattttagcaATAATTTTCCATTTAAATCTTGTTTTTCCTTATCATGCTGCGTGATGCAGGTGATGTTTCACATTTTACGTAGCATTGATCACTTAAAATGTATCACATTACTAAGTATGATTAAGCTAAAGGCATGTAGCTTGAGTGACATAAACCCTAACCCCCAAAAAGGAGGTCTGAAGTTTGAAACCCACCTCccttactcataaaaaaaaaaagaaaaaagaaaaaaaagaaagtgtgattaaaatgagagtatcaagatgaagaagatcagcattaatttttgtttttgacctTCCATGAATAACAAGACGTTGTCTATTAACTTTCACGAGTTTGCAAAAATCTAGTGTATAAGGAGTCCCAAGAAATTAAATGTTTGCGAATTCATAGTACCAAGGAATGTAGGTAATAGATGATGGACATgactcaaaaaatatatatactaattagtgtaatattcaaattaatgtAGAAAAGGTTGCATTGGGGTTCGTGGAAAAgcttgaaagaaggaaagaaggcTTGGGAAAGAAACCTACTGATCGggatttttctctttgttttacaCTTCCATacgttcttatatatataatatacatccTTTTGCAAAGAGAACAATTTCTCTATCATTAGCGATAAAGTTATGGACGTCATGGGTGAATAGGCCAAGTGATGATCAAGACTCAGGTTGATATTTAGACCACTCCAATGCACTTAATTGGCATAATCTAAAAACAGGACAACAACAATGCAGATTCATTATAATTACATATAACGTACAATTTCTTGCAAGTATTTCTCTGCCACTCATAGCTCAATATTTAGAcgttatataaattagtaagcATTCTCACACTTACCATAAACTTATTCTCTTGTTCATACTAGAGTAAGAAGGCACAGTACTCATTTCATAATTAATGATAGTAGTAGTGAGAATGAAGTTTCAAGGGGCATAGCCACCATGTCCACCACCCTCTCCACTCCCACTACCTCCCCATAACCACCTCCATGTGCGCCTCCAGCACTACCACCGCCACCACCAAAGCCACTTCCTCCGCCACCACCAGCAACTCCACTCCCAAAGCCACCACCGGCTCCTGCACCACTACCATATCCACCTCCATGTGCTCCTCCTGCACCACCTGCTCCACTGCCTCCACCGctcccaccaccacctcctccaccATTGCCAACTCCATGTTCTCCCCCAGCGCCATAGCCGCTACCAGCACCACCTCCTTGACCACTTCCATAACCAGCACCATTCTCTCCTCCTGCACCATATCCAGTGCCACCACCACTTCCcccaccacctccaccaccatatCCAGCCTCGTGTTGCCCAGCAGCACCATATCCTGCTCCACCTCCTTTTCCACTGCCACTTCCAAACCCAGCACCTCCAGAACCATAAGCAGCTCCACTACCACCTCCAGtaccgccaccaccaccatgTCCACCTGCAGCTCCATATCCTGCACCGCCACCTTCCCCACTACCAGCACCACCTCCTTCACCACTTCCATAACCAGCACCACTCTCTCCTCCCGCACCATATCCAGcgccaccgccaccgccacttcccccaccacctccaccaccatatCCAGCCCCGTATTGCCCTGCAGCACCATATCCAgtgccacctccttctccactgCCACTTCCGAACCCAGCACCTCCAGAACCATAAGCAGCTCCACTGCCACCTCCACTACCACcgccgccaccaccaccatgTCCACCTGCAGCTCCATATCCTACACCACCACCTTCCCCACTACCAGCACCACCTCCGTAACCAGTTGCACCATGTTCTCCTACAATTGCATGGCCAATTGAATCATAGCCAACATGAACATTTCCACCATCAAGCGTGAAGAGGGATCTAGTCGCAAAACAAATACCTAAGCTACATGAAACAAAGAAAACCACACTAAGAACTTTGTGTGCAGCCATGGGAAGTTCTTGGAATGCCAAGGGAATGACTTAGAATGTGAGGGAGGGTGGCTATATATAGGAGCTAGATGGGGTCCAAAAGCGCGTCTACTTTGTCTACTTTACAAAGAGTAGTATAGTTGATGCACATGGAAATGATACTAGGGAGTCCCACAAGGTGGTCCAACACAAGTTTACACTAAATATTCTAGCAGTTCGCCACTAGTGACCTTTTGTTGTCACCCACATTTATGCAAGGCAAAGGCAATTTGTTAAGCCAGATCTTGTATGCACCCAACTTTCCTTATCCTAAGTGTGTGTTGGATTTCCAGACTCACTAACATCCTTCTCACACCATTGGCTTGCGTAGCATTATTAATGTAtttcctttagtttttttttcgtGGCTCGAGCACACAAACAAATCGTTGGTGCAATTAGTTCATGAGGACGTTAATATAAGTGCAATTAATATCGATTATATTTTGAGCTATGGATCGAAATCATGCACATTGAATACCATAATTAAAGTTTATATGATCTTTGCTTTTGATACGAAGTATAGAGATAACTAATTAACAGTGATTTGTATATGGCCGTAACATAACTTCGTTAACCTGGCTTCTTACAGTACTGATCATGATATGTCTGCATGCTTCTAATTATTAACATTAATAATCTCATGAAGAAACTGAAACTGAGGGCCTGTAGTACAGCACAAACAATAACACAAATATGCTTGTAGCtgacaaaagaataaaaacctAGGTTGTAAGAAATGCATTCAGTGGTACGTACTATGCCGCGAATGGCCACTACAGCCTGATCATAAGAAGTTGCGTTTGATCAGCTTCTTGTAATGATCATGATAACTATGATCTACTTGAAAGCACATGCAACTATGCAAGCTCTACCTCTCTAATTCAAACTCATATTTGCCCTTTATCCCATGCCTATAGGCTATAAACTTTCCAATTTATTTTGAAGGCACCTGACCTTATCTTCAGTTTTAAatgatgtaatatatatgtataaatattggTGTGTGTCACTCATGTGTGTGTATAGTGGGCATTCGCATGGAAGAGGAGCACCACCTTCTCCACCGCGTGTGTGGGGCCAGCCCACCTCACATTGCTTGGCTAATGGAGGTAGCTAGCCTTATTTTGTTTCTCCACATCATGACTTGAAATGTTGTATGACGCCAACCATCTTCCTACTACATTCCAGACGTTGGAATAATATTGCTGCATGGTGTCAAAAAACtagatttaattaaaatttattctttttctactATAAGGCAGCACCGTCGACATTGTAGAAAAAACtgatcgataaaaaaaaaaaatggctagCTTGTCGAATAAGAGAGAACTGATCCGCTCCTTCCCGGCCGAGATGGATTTAGGACTATTATATCTTTATTATTCGAGCATGGTAattaaattgaatataaaatataggtTTATATTcatagtaattaattatacagATCAGATgatagtaattaattatatagataagatgagatggagtattatatatcttaattgTCATTATAAAAAcgaagataagataagatttcttaatatttataatatatatatatatatatatatatataat includes:
- the LOC121237093 gene encoding LOW QUALITY PROTEIN: glycine-rich cell wall structural protein 1.0 (The sequence of the model RefSeq protein was modified relative to this genomic sequence to represent the inferred CDS: deleted 2 bases in 1 codon): MAAHKVLSVVFFVSCSLGICFATRSLFTLDGGNVHVGYDSIGHAIVGEHGATGYGGGAGSGEGGGVGYGAAGGHGGGGGGGSGGGSGAAYGSGGAGFGSGSGEGGGAGYGGGGGGGSGGGGGAGYGAGGESGAGYGSGEGGGAGSGEGGGAGYGAAGGHGGGGGTGGGSGAAYGSGGAGFGSGSGKGGGAGYGGGGGSGGGSGAGGAGGAHGGGYGSGAGAGGGFGSGVAGGGGGSGFGGGGGSAGGAHGGGYGGSGSGEGGGHGGYAP